From a single Nicotiana tomentosiformis chromosome 2, ASM39032v3, whole genome shotgun sequence genomic region:
- the LOC104107798 gene encoding putative late blight resistance protein homolog R1B-17, whose protein sequence is MIVSAEQVFPSVNEYEILQNVCGNIRYFHQLKIVPIELHVMHICYTNLRASASREVGCFIKQLLETYPDILRGYLIHLQEHMVNVITANTSGARNIHVMIEFLLIVLTNMPKEFIHHDKLFDLLAHVGELIREVLTLVRDLEENSRNEESTNGKNHATLDLMENIELMKGDLKHIYLKAPDSSQLCFPMNDGSLFMHLLLRHLNDLLNSNAYSAALIKEEIKLVKEDIEFIRSFLINVEQELYKDLWARVLDLAYEAKDLIDSIIVRDNGLLNLIFSLPFVVKQIKLSKEEVPNLLEKIPKNKGLIVVKSPTKYVERKSLTTAQTIVGYKEETDLIINKLTSGLKMLDVISITGTPGLGKTTLAYKVYNDKSVSSHFDIRSWCTVDQKYDEKKLLADIFNQVTGSASKYRDNIDVATELRKHLFGKRFLIILDDLWDTAAWDELTRPFPEAKKGSRITLTTRDKKVALHAQCHSDPLDLRLLRPEESWELIEKRVFENGSCPDELLDVGKEIVQNCKGLPLVVNLIARVIAEKEKKKTVWLEVLNNLHSFIFQNEVDVMKVIALSYDHLPDP, encoded by the coding sequence ATGATTGTATCAGCTGAACAGGTTTTTCCATCAGTGAATGAATATGAAATTCTTCAGAATGTATGTGGCAACATAAGATATTTCCATCAATTGAAGATTGTTCCAATTGAACTGCATGTTATGCACATATGTTATACCAATTTGAGGGCTTCAGCGTCAAGAGAAGTTGGATGCTTCATTAAGCAGCTCCTAGAAACCTATCCAGACATTCTTAGGGGATATTTGATTCATCTACAAGAGCACATGGTGAATGTAATTACCGCTAACACTTCAGGGGCTCGAAACATTCATGTCATGATAGAGTTCCTATTAATCGTTCTTACTAATATGCCCAAGGAGTTTATTCACCATGACAAATTGTTTGATCTCTTGGCACATGTTGGAGAACTTATCAGGGAGGTATTAACTCTTGTTCGCGACTTAgaagaaaattcaagaaatgaagAGAGTACCAATGGAAAAAACCATGCAACTTTGGACTTGATGGAAAATATTGAACTCATGAAAGGAGATCTCAAACATATTTACTTAAAAGCCCCAGACTCGTCTCAACTCTGCTTCCCAATGAATGATGGATCCCTCTTTATGCATCTTCTACTCAGACACTTGAATGATTTGCTCAATTCCAATGCTTATTCAGCTGCATTGATAAAGGAAGAAATTAAGCTAGTGAAAGAAGATATAGAATTCATAAGATCTTTTTTGATAAATGTTGAGCAAGAATTGTATAAAGATCTATGGGCACGTGTTCTAGATTTAGCATATGAAGCAAAAGATCTCATTGATTCAATTATTGTACGAGATAATGGTCTCTTAAATCTTATTTTCTCACTTCCTTTTGTCGTAAAACAAATCAAGCTTTCCAAAGAAGAGGTCCCTAATTTACTTGAGAAGATTCCAAAGAACAAGGGCCTCATTGTTGTGAAGTCTCCCACCAAGTATGTTGAAAGGAAATCTTTGACAACTGCTCAAACAATCGTAGGTTATAAAGAGGAGACAGATTTGATTATTAACAAGCTCACCAGTGGACTGAAAATGCTAGATGTCATTTCGATCACTGGTACACCGGGTTTGGGTAAAACTACTTTGGCGTACAAAGTGTATAATGATAAGTCAGTTTCTAGTCATTTCGACATTCGTTCATGGTGTACAGTTGATCAAAAATATGACGAGAAGAAGTTGTTGGCAGACATTTTTAATCAAGTTACTGGCTCAGCTTCAAAATACAGAGATAATATTGATGTTGCTACTGAGCTACGGAAACATCTGTTTGGAAAGAGGTTCCTTATCATCTTAGATGACTTGTGGGATACTGCAGCATGGGATGAGTTAACAAGACCTTTTCCTGAAGCTAAGAAAGGAAGTAGAATTACTTTGACAACTCGAGATAAGAAAGTGGCTTTGCATGCACAATGCCACAGTGATCCTCTTGACCTTCGATTGCTAAGACCAGAAGAAAGTTGGGAGTTAATAGAGAAAAGGGTCTTTGAAAATGGAAGTTGCCCTGATGAACTACTGGATGTTGGAAAAGAAATAGTCCAAAATTGTAAAGGGCTTCCTTTGGTGGTTAATCTGATTGCTAGAGTCATTGCtgagaaggaaaagaaaaagactGTTTGGCTTGAAGTTCTTAATAATTTGCATTCCTTCATTTTCCAGAATGAAGTGGACGTGATGAAGGTAATAGCattaagttatgaccatttaccTGATCCCTAA